The nucleotide sequence CTACATGCCAGACGCACGGCCGCCCGGCTGGGCCCTCGTCACGGTCGCGCAAACCACGCACGCGCGTCAGCAGCTCACGAACGACATGAGCTTCAAGGTCTGGACGCTCATTCTGCTGATGAGCGTGCTCGCCATTGGTGCGAGCGGCCTCGCGATCCGGCGCGGCCTGCGCCCGCTCGCGCAGATCGGGCAAATCATCGCCGCGCGCGATCCGGCCGACCTGCGACCCGTGGCGCAAGACACGCCGAGCGAGATCAACGCGCTGATCGGCGCCATCAACGGACTGATCGGCCGCCTCGCGGAACGCATGACGGCCATGCAGCGTTTTATCGCCGACGCCGCCCACCAGATGCGCACGCCGATCGCACGGCTCGACGCGCAAATCGAACTGCTCAGCACCGAGTCCGATCCCGCACGTCACGCTGCAAGGCTCGAAGCGTTGCGGGCCACCTGCTCCGACGTGGGCCGGCTCACGGGCCAGCTGCTCAATCACGCGATGGTGATTCACCGCACGGAAATGGTGCCGTTGCAGCGCGTGGACCTGGCGAAGCTCGCCCGCGAAGTGCTGGGCCGCACGATTCCGCTCGCCGACGAACGCGACGTGAAGGTAGCGTTCGAAAGCAGCGCGCCCCAAGTGTGGATCGCGGGCGACCCCGTGAGCCTGCAGGAAGCGCTGTCGAACGTGCTGCACAACGCGCTGCTGCACGGCAAGGCGGACGATATCGTCGTCACCGTGAACGCCTCGCAGGAGGCCGTCACGCTGACCGTGACCGACAACGGCGGCGGCATTGCGCGCGAACACTGGGACGCCGCGTTGCGTCCGTTCGAGCGCATCGGCCAGGAAGGCGCGGAGCGCACGACGGGCTCCGGCCTTGGACTCGCCATCGTGCAAGCGGTGATGAAGGCGCACGGCGGCCACGTGAACTTTGCCTTTCCGGCCGGGGGCGGGTTCGCCGTGGTGCTGGCGTTTCCTCCCGCAGAAGGCGAGCCGCCGCCTGCTACGCCAATGTGAACGCCTCGCGAAAGCGCCGCAGCGCGAGTTCGGCGCCCCCGCTCGCCCAGGCCTCCAGGCCGATCGTGCCGCGATATTCGAGCGCGGCAAGCGCGCGTGCGATCGCGGGATAGTGAATCTCGCCGGTGCCCGGCTCCTTGCGCCCCGGCACATCGGCCACCTGAATCTCTCCGATGAAAGGCGCGGCCCGGCGCACGAGTTCGATCAGATTGCCCTCGCCGATCTGCGCGTGATAGAGGTCGAGATTCAGGCGCAGATGCGGATTATCGACGGCCTCGATGAGCGCCAGTGTGTCGGCGGCGCGCGCGAACGGCACGCCCGGATGGTCGACCTCGGTGTTGAGGTTTTCCAGGCAGAACACCACGCCGTGCCGCGCGCCCAGTTCGGCAATGCGCGCAAGCGTCTTCTGCGCGGCCAGCCACATTGCGCCGGTCACCACCGGCACCGGCGTAACGGGCAAACCATTGGCATCGAGCCCGGTGCCGTGCAGATTCAGGCGCGGACACGCAAGGCGCTTCGCGACTTCGATCGATTGCTCCGCCGTGCGCAGTAGCGCATCGGCGCCGCTTTCGGTGATCAGGTCGCCTTCGATATAACCCGTCATCGATGAAAACTTCGCGCCGCTGTGCGCCAGCGCGCCGATATCGTGCCGGGTCCAGTCCCATATCTCGACCTCGAAGCCCAGTTCACTGATACGTCGAACGCGCTCGATCATCGGCAAATCACGAAAGACCATCTCCGCGCACACTGCGAGCGTAAACATATGTATTCCTTATTAAATCGGAAGAATTCAGCCGGGCGGCTGGCTCATGCGGTCTCCACGCGGCCAGCAGTGAAATAGTAGTCCGGCTTCGCGCGGCCGCCACCAACCCGAAATGTTCAGACTGGCTATACGGCTATAAATCAGCAACTTGCGAAGCCGCCGCTCTGCTAGACTCGCCATGGGTTCATCCACGAGCAGGAGCGCCGAACATGCATGCTCGCGACCGCTACGCGGCGATCGCCGTCATCGACAAGCTTTCCGGCATCTTACGCAGCGAGTTCGGCGACGCCGCACACGAAAGCTGGCCGATCCTCAGTACGGTGCTGCAAAACTTTCTGGGCAAGCGTCAAACGACGATCACGTCGCTCGCCGACAGTTCTGGCATGCCGCGCACGACCGCGCGGCGCATCATCTTCGCGCTCAAGGCGCAAGGGCTCATTCAGTTCAAGCCCATTTCGGCTGGACAGAGCCGCGAGCACGTGCTGCCTTCCGAGAGGCTTCTCGCGCATCTGGACAGCCTCACCGGGCAAACGATCAAGCTGCTCATGGACGCCGTGGACCCGCGCGCGGTCGACTGTTTCGACACCGCGGGTCTCGCCGCGCCTGCGGAGATCGCGTGGCCGCGCCCGGCGGCGGCGGGCTTCAACGGGAACATCGAACTCACGCTGCTCGCCTACGCCGATCCCGTTTTCGACATTCTCAAGCACAACCGCACCGATATCGAACGCTTCCTCGGCATGCGCGTGCAGATCTCGACGTACCCGCAGGACGCGTATCGCGCGGTGCTCGAAGCCACGCTCGCCGAACCGTCACGCGCGAACGCGAACGCTCCGGTGGTCGTCGCCGTTCCTTTCCCGTGGCTCGCCGAATCGAGCAGCCGCGGCCAGTTGCTCGACCTGCAGGCGCTTGCTGCTGGCAGCACCGTGTCCGGCGCCGACTTCTACGACGCCGTCTGGCAAGCCGGATGGAGCGGCGGACATCTCTACGGCATTCCCATTCAGCCGACCGTCGATTTCCTTTGGTATCGCAAGGATCTCTTCGATGCCGAAGGACTGCAGACGCCACGGACCTTCGAAGAAGTGATTCGCTGTGCAACTTTGCTGCACCGGCCGAGCCGGGGGCGGTTCGGCATTACGTGGACCGCTGCGCCCGGCCTGCCGCTTGCGGAGATGTTCCTGCAGATTCTCGGCGCACAAGGCGGCGTTCTGACGAGCGGCAACGCGCTCGAACTGGACGCGGCGGCATGCAAGCGAGTCGTTGAGTACTTGCGCGCGCTCATCCCCTATTCGCCCGGCAACCTGGGCGCCAACCATTGGGCGCGCAGTGTGCAGATCTTCGGCAGCGGCAATGCGGCCATGTGCTACCACTGGTCGAACCGCTTTGGCACGCTGGATGGCCACAAGCTGCTCGAGATCGGCGCAAGCATCGGTTTGCTCGAACATCCCACCATGCATGCGGACATGACGCCTCTCTCTCCGCTCGGCGGCGCGCTGCTCGCGATACCTTCGGCTTGCGACGGCGAAGCGGTACCGCTTGCCTGGCAGGCCGTCGAAACGCTTGGTTCTCCTGAGATGATGAAGTACTTCGTGCTGCACGGCGCGGCAGGCAACGCCCGCTATTCGGTCGCGGAGGACCGCTATGTGCTGCAACGCAATCGCGTCATCGGCGTCATGGATCACCTCATGAGTGCGCATCGCGTCGCTGCATTTCCGTCGCCTGCGGTTCCCGCTTATCACGCGCTGGTGGAAATGCTGAGTACGCACCTCGAGGCCCTGCTTTTCGACGAGCACGCCGATATCGAGGCAGACGTCGCTCAGCTTTGCAGCGCCATTGCCGCAAGCGGCGCTTCAGTGCGCTGAAGGATGCGCCCTCGCATACATGCGCAACGCCAGCCAGCACACCGCTGCCCCAAGGCCGCCCACCACCCCGCCGAACGAGCCGACCCACGACACGCCGAAGCCGTTGGCAATATGGTTGCCAAGCAGCGCGCCCGCGCCGATCCCCACGTTATAGAGGCCAGAATAGATCGAGACCGCGAGGTCCGCGGCTTCGGGCGCGAGCTTGAGCACCCATGCCTGCATGGCAAGGCCGAACGACACGATCGCGCCTCCCCACACCAGCGTATGAACGGACAACGTGACGATGCTCAACGCGGCGGGAAACAGCACGAGCAGGCACACGCACACGGCAACCACGGCCGCTTGCAGGAACTGCGCCGGATCGCGCGGATAAAGGCGATTGAAGCAAATGGCCGCGGGAATGCCCGCACTGCCGAACAGGATCAGGATATAGGTGATGCGTTGGCTGCTTTCGTGGCCCACGGTGTGGACGAAAGGCTCGATATACGTATATGACGTGAAGTGCGCGGTCACGACGAGTATCGTGAGCAAATAGAGCGAGGCCAGCATCGGCTTTCTGAACAACACGGGCACGCTGCTGAACGAGCCCGTTTGCTGGCTCGGCAACGCGGGCAGCATCAACCGCAACATCAGCAGCGCGGCCGCCGCCGCGCCCGCAATGACGAAGAACGTCTGCCGCCAGCCCAGCGTCTCGCCAATCACACGCCCAAGCGGAATGCCCGCCACCATGGCGATCGATGAGCCCATGCCGAGCATGGCGAGCGCGCGGCTCTTGTTGCCAGGCGGCGCGAGCCTCACCACCAGCGAAACGGAGATCGACCAGAATATCGCGTGCGCAAACGCAATGCCGATTCGGCCCACCATCAGCACCGTAAAGTTCCACGCCACGGCGGTCACGATATGGCTGACGATGAAGAGCGCGAATATCCACGTCAGCAGTTTGCGGCGTTCGACGTTGCGCGTGAGCAGCATCAAGGGCAGCGACGCGACGGCCACCGTCCACGCGTAGATCGTCAGCATGAGGCCGACGTCGGTCGGCTTCATGTGCAGGCTGTCGCCAATGGCGCTCAACAGCGCGACGGGCACGAATTCGGTCGTGTTGAAAATAAAGGCCGAAAGCGCCAATACGAGCACGCCCCACCAGGAGTGTCCCGAAGAGACCGGATCAGGCGTCGACATACGAAAGATGCGGGAATCGATAAACGGCAATTATCGCGTATCGCGCGTTTCAAGCTGTCCGCCCCGTACAGTGTCTCTTCTGGCCCTCGCGGCAAACAGCGCGGGCCGTGCCCACTCATTTCACGGTTACGGGTGCCTTCTTCGTGACCGATTCGATGCAAGCCAGTGCGATCGCGAGCGCGCGGCGCGCGTCTTCGCCGCCCGGCCCCCCCACCGGCTCGCGCTCGCGCACGGCATTCACGAAAGACGCGAGTTGCGCGGTGTAGCCCGCCACGAAATGGTCCGTGTCGCGGCGCCACGTATCGTTCGATACACCGCTGCCGTCGAACAGCGTCATGCTGGAGCGCCGCACGTCGCCCATCGTCACCATGCCGCCCGGGCCGAACACCTCGCCGCGAATGTCGTAGCCGTAGAGCGCCGAGAAGTTCGCCTCCGCCACGGCAATCGAGCCGTTGTCGAATCGAATCGTCACGACCGCCGTGTCCAGAAAGCCTTTCTCTTTGGCGTCGGGGCGCACGAGCGCGTCGGCCGCGGCATAGACTTCCACGGCGCGCGCGCCGGCGTTGAGCCACAACAGCGTGTCGAAATCGTGGATCAGCGTTTCATAGAAAATGGTCCAGCGTGGAATGCGCTCGGGATCGCCGCCGAACGGGCCGGGATCGCGCGTGAGCGAACGCAGCAGTTGCGGTGCGCCGATCTTGCCCGCTTCGACCGCCGCGTGACCTTCCGCAAACGCCTGGTCCCAGCGGCGGTTGAAGCCCACTTGCAGCGGCACTTCGGCCGCGCGTGCGGCGGCGATCGCACGGTCGGCCTCTTCCAGAGTCAGCGCCATCGGCTTTTCGCAGAAGATCGCCTTACCCGCTTCGGCGGCCTGCACGACGAGGTTCGTATGAAAACGCGCGGGTGTCGCGATGATGACGGCGTCCAGTTCCGGTTGCGCGAGCAGTTGCGCAACGTCCGTGTACGCATGTTCGACGTCGAGGTGCGCGGCAAGCCTGGCAGCGGCTCCTGGCGCCGGGTCGGCAACGGCGACCAGGTTCGCGCCGACGAGGCGGCGCGCGACCGTCTCCGCATGGAAGGAGCCGATGCGCCCTGCGCCGATCAGGCCGATGTTGACGGGTCTCTTGTGTGAAGCCATGTTAGTGATCCTATCTATCCAGATTGTTTGGCTCTTGCCGCCTGACCCACATCGGTCAGGCGGTAGATCGATCTTAGGACCGGCACAACACGAGAGACGCAACCGGAAGTATCCGGATCGGCTATATCTTTTTAAATCATCGACTTACGCTAACTTCCGCGCGCCGGGCGCGCAACCCGAACGCATACGCGAGCACGGCCGAAACTAGCAGCGTGGCGCTGACGAAATACAGTCCCAACGAATAGTCGCCGCTCACGTCGCGCAACCGGCCAATCACCATCGGGCCGATCGTGCCGCCTATGAGACTGCCCATCGCGTTGATGATCGCAATGCCCGCAGCGGCAGCGGAGCCCGAGAGAAACTGCGTGGGCATGCTCCAGAGCGGCGGCTTCGCCGCGTTGATGCCGAAGTTCGCGATCGAGAGCCCGATGATCAGCACAATGGCGCTGGTGGCGTGTCCGGACATCAGCATGCCGATACCGGCCGCGAGACACGCAATCGCAACGTGCAGGCGGCGCTCGTTCGTGCGGTCCGAATTGCGCGCCCAGAGCACCATCGTCACCACCGCGAACAGATTCGGAATCGCGTTCACGAGGCCCAGTTCGAAGTAGCTGAAGCCGAAGCGGTGGATGATCATCGGCGCCCAGATGCCGATGGCGTAGAGTCCGGTCGACGTGCCCGCATAGACGAGCGCGAGCAGCAGCACGCGCGGGTCCTTCACTGCGCCCCATACGCTCGACTTGCTCTGTGCCGCCTTCGCTTCGCGTTCGCGCCGCATTTCGCCGCTCAGCCACTGCCGCTCGGCGGGCGCGAGCCACTGCGCGTCCTCGGGCCGGTCAGTCAGATAGAAGTACGAAACGATGCCAAGCAGCACGGTCGGCGCGCCTTCCACGAGGAAGAGCCATTGCCAGCCGTGCAGATGCGGCACGCCCTCCAGGCTCATGAGCGCGCCGGAGATGGGCGAGCCGATCATGTTGGAGAGCGGCGCGGCGGTCATGAACATCGCCGTGACGAATGCGCGATGGCGCGCGGGAAACCAGAAGCTCAGATAGAGAATGATGCCGGGAAAGAAGCCCGCTTCGGCGAGACCGAGCACGAAGCGCAGCGTATAGAAGCTGTACGGGCCGGTGACGAACGCCGTGGCCGCGGAAAGCAGACCCCATGCAACCATCAGCAGTGCGATCCATCTGCGCGCGCCCACGCGCTGCAACGCAAGGTTGGACGGCATACCTGCCGCGATATAGCCGACGAAGAAGATCCCCGCTCCCACGCCGAACATGGCCTGCGTGAGCCCGATGTCGTGATTCATCGTGAGCCCTGCGAAGCCGACGTTCACGCGGTTCAGAAAGCTCAGGAAATACAGGACGATGATGAACGGCGTGATGCGCCGAGAGACCTTGCGCACGACGCTGGGCTCGAGCGTGGCGGCGTCCTGCGGATGGACTGCGGCAATGTTCATTTGTTGTCTCCATATGGGCGCACTTGCCGCGCCTGGCGGTGAGTGCGTCCCTGTGCCGTTGCGCGCGTCGCGCGAACGGTCTGGTTATGAATGAGGTGCTAACCGCGCTGCTGTTGCGCTGGCAGATCGATGCGGCACCACGGCTGCGCCGCCCAATGTTTCGCCTCGAATGCGTCGATCGCTTCTTGTTGGCGCAGTGTCATGCCGACCATGTCGAGCCCTTCCACGAGCATCTGCTTCTGACGCGGCGGTAGCGAGAACGCAAAGCGCTGTCCCGAAGGCGCGACCACGACTTCGTTGTCGACATCGATCGATACGTGCTTGTCGTCGCCGCTCGCGATCTCCGCGACCAGTGCCTCGACCTGCTCCGGCGGCAACGTCACGAGAAGGAGCCGGTTGTTCGTCGAATTGAAGTAGAAGATCTCGCCGTAGCTCGGCGCGATCACGGCTTCGAAACCCGCCTGCTGCAAGCCCCACACCGCGTGCTCGCGGCTCGATCCGCAGCCGAAATTCGAGCCCCCGATCAGCACCTTCGCGCCGCGATATTCAGGGCGATTCAGCACGAAAGCGTCACGCGGGCGGCCATCGGCGTCGAAACGCAAGTCGTACAGCAACCCGCGCGCGAGCCCCGATTTGTCGATGCCGAGCAGAAACTGCTTGGGCATGATCTGATCGGTATCGAGGTTGTTGACGGGCAGCGGCGCGGCAACGCCCGAGATCATGAACGGCTTAGCCATGTGAAAGCTCCTTGCGAATGTCGACGATGCGGCCCGCAAGCGCAGCGGCGGCGGCCATCGCGGGGCTCATCAAATGCGTTTTGCTGTCGCGCCCCTGACGCCCTTCGAAATTGCGGTTCGTCGTCGAGGCACAGCGCTCGCCCGGCGCGAGCACGTCGTCGTTCATCGCGAGGCACATCGAGCAGCCCGGCTGACGCCACTCGAACCCCGCATCGATCAGCGTCTGCGCAATGCCTTCGCGCTCGGCCTGGTCCCGCACCATGCCCGAACCGGGCACGACCATCGCACGCACAGTCGGGGCCACCTTGCGGCCGCGCACGACCTCGGCAACGGCGCGCAGATCCTCGATGCGCGCATTGGTGCAGGAGCCGATGAACACGCGGTCGATCGGCGTGCCCTCGATCGCAGCGCCTGCGGCGAGGCCGATGTATTCGAGCGCCTTGTGCAGCGTCGCGGCGTCGAGACCCGCGCCTTCGGCCACTTCGGGAATGCGGCCGTCGACCGGCACCGCCTGGTCCGGGCTCGTGCCCCACGTCACGTACGGCGCGATGCGCGCGGCGTCGAAGCGATGCTCCACGTCGAAACGGGCGCCGTCATCGGGGCGCAGTTTCGACCACGCTTCGCACGCGGTATCGAGCGTCTTTGCATCGAGGTCGCGGATCTTGCTGGCCACGTAGTCGAGCGTCGTGCGGTCGGGCGCGATCAGCGCGGCGCGCGCGCCCGCCTCCACGGTCATGTTGCACAAGGTCATGCGCGCCTCGGCAGAGAGCCAGGCGATCGCTTCGCCCGCATATTCCACCGCGTAGCCGCGTGCGCCCTGCGCGCCGATCTTCGCAATGATGTGCAGCACGAGATCCTTCGACGTCGTTCCCGGCGGCAGCGCGCCGTCCACGACGATGCGCATGTCCTTCGCGACGCGATACACGAGCGTCTGCGTCGCCAATACGTGTTCGACTTCCGAGGTCCCGATGCCGAACCCAAGCGCGCCCAGTGCGCCATAGGTCGTCGTGTGGCTGTCGCCGCACAGCACGACCATGCCGGGACGAATCAGACCGATTTCGGGCGCGACCACATGCTCGATGCCCTGCATGGGGTCGTGGATATCGAACAGATGAATGCCCTGTTCCACGCAGTTGCGCGTGAAGTTCGCGGCCTGCTTCGCGGCGTCGACGATCTCGATCGTGCGCGCGGCCACGGGCACCGGCTTGCTGGGAATCACGTGATCGACTACGCCCATCTGCTGGCGCGGGCGGCGCACGCGCAGGCCCTTCTCATGCAAGCCCGCGAACGCTTGCGGGCTCGTGTACTCGTTCATGATGTGCAGATCGGCGTAGAGCAGGACGTGATCGGCGTCGATGATCGATACGGTGTGCGAATCAACCAGTTTCCGGTAAAGCGTGTGTGAGGACATGATGAAGCCCAACTGAGAAATGACGAACGAATCAGCGCTGGAAAAACGGGAGCACGCGTTCGAGGAGCAACTGGGGCGCTTCTTCCGCGATGTAGTGGCCGCACGGCAGCGCCTCGCCGCTTACGCTTGCGCTCCAGCTACGCCACTCCGCCAGCGGATCGAAGCACTGGCCAACCGTTCCCTGCGCGCCCCACAACGCGAGGAACGGGCACTCGATGCGCTTGCCCGCCGCCAGATCCGCGCGGTCGTGTTCGAGGTCGATGGTGATCG is from Paraburkholderia flagellata and encodes:
- a CDS encoding sensor histidine kinase encodes the protein MPRFDWFPKTLLGRTLLFVALVVASGAAALAGIARYYAGVASERAYDQLLAGATIQVAENLYVQGGVLALNPPVAALSTLSRYDVVYYKVVDARGLVVAGYGDLPGPANPMSARQGPTFANGRYQGERVRTATIGRYMPDARPPGWALVTVAQTTHARQQLTNDMSFKVWTLILLMSVLAIGASGLAIRRGLRPLAQIGQIIAARDPADLRPVAQDTPSEINALIGAINGLIGRLAERMTAMQRFIADAAHQMRTPIARLDAQIELLSTESDPARHAARLEALRATCSDVGRLTGQLLNHAMVIHRTEMVPLQRVDLAKLAREVLGRTIPLADERDVKVAFESSAPQVWIAGDPVSLQEALSNVLHNALLHGKADDIVVTVNASQEAVTLTVTDNGGGIAREHWDAALRPFERIGQEGAERTTGSGLGLAIVQAVMKAHGGHVNFAFPAGGGFAVVLAFPPAEGEPPPATPM
- a CDS encoding TIM barrel protein encodes the protein MFTLAVCAEMVFRDLPMIERVRRISELGFEVEIWDWTRHDIGALAHSGAKFSSMTGYIEGDLITESGADALLRTAEQSIEVAKRLACPRLNLHGTGLDANGLPVTPVPVVTGAMWLAAQKTLARIAELGARHGVVFCLENLNTEVDHPGVPFARAADTLALIEAVDNPHLRLNLDLYHAQIGEGNLIELVRRAAPFIGEIQVADVPGRKEPGTGEIHYPAIARALAALEYRGTIGLEAWASGGAELALRRFREAFTLA
- a CDS encoding extracellular solute-binding protein, whose product is MHARDRYAAIAVIDKLSGILRSEFGDAAHESWPILSTVLQNFLGKRQTTITSLADSSGMPRTTARRIIFALKAQGLIQFKPISAGQSREHVLPSERLLAHLDSLTGQTIKLLMDAVDPRAVDCFDTAGLAAPAEIAWPRPAAAGFNGNIELTLLAYADPVFDILKHNRTDIERFLGMRVQISTYPQDAYRAVLEATLAEPSRANANAPVVVAVPFPWLAESSSRGQLLDLQALAAGSTVSGADFYDAVWQAGWSGGHLYGIPIQPTVDFLWYRKDLFDAEGLQTPRTFEEVIRCATLLHRPSRGRFGITWTAAPGLPLAEMFLQILGAQGGVLTSGNALELDAAACKRVVEYLRALIPYSPGNLGANHWARSVQIFGSGNAAMCYHWSNRFGTLDGHKLLEIGASIGLLEHPTMHADMTPLSPLGGALLAIPSACDGEAVPLAWQAVETLGSPEMMKYFVLHGAAGNARYSVAEDRYVLQRNRVIGVMDHLMSAHRVAAFPSPAVPAYHALVEMLSTHLEALLFDEHADIEADVAQLCSAIAASGASVR
- a CDS encoding sugar transporter, giving the protein MSTPDPVSSGHSWWGVLVLALSAFIFNTTEFVPVALLSAIGDSLHMKPTDVGLMLTIYAWTVAVASLPLMLLTRNVERRKLLTWIFALFIVSHIVTAVAWNFTVLMVGRIGIAFAHAIFWSISVSLVVRLAPPGNKSRALAMLGMGSSIAMVAGIPLGRVIGETLGWRQTFFVIAGAAAAALLMLRLMLPALPSQQTGSFSSVPVLFRKPMLASLYLLTILVVTAHFTSYTYIEPFVHTVGHESSQRITYILILFGSAGIPAAICFNRLYPRDPAQFLQAAVVAVCVCLLVLFPAALSIVTLSVHTLVWGGAIVSFGLAMQAWVLKLAPEAADLAVSIYSGLYNVGIGAGALLGNHIANGFGVSWVGSFGGVVGGLGAAVCWLALRMYARAHPSAH
- a CDS encoding Gfo/Idh/MocA family oxidoreductase; translated protein: MASHKRPVNIGLIGAGRIGSFHAETVARRLVGANLVAVADPAPGAAARLAAHLDVEHAYTDVAQLLAQPELDAVIIATPARFHTNLVVQAAEAGKAIFCEKPMALTLEEADRAIAAARAAEVPLQVGFNRRWDQAFAEGHAAVEAGKIGAPQLLRSLTRDPGPFGGDPERIPRWTIFYETLIHDFDTLLWLNAGARAVEVYAAADALVRPDAKEKGFLDTAVVTIRFDNGSIAVAEANFSALYGYDIRGEVFGPGGMVTMGDVRRSSMTLFDGSGVSNDTWRRDTDHFVAGYTAQLASFVNAVREREPVGGPGGEDARRALAIALACIESVTKKAPVTVK
- a CDS encoding MFS transporter — its product is MNIAAVHPQDAATLEPSVVRKVSRRITPFIIVLYFLSFLNRVNVGFAGLTMNHDIGLTQAMFGVGAGIFFVGYIAAGMPSNLALQRVGARRWIALLMVAWGLLSAATAFVTGPYSFYTLRFVLGLAEAGFFPGIILYLSFWFPARHRAFVTAMFMTAAPLSNMIGSPISGALMSLEGVPHLHGWQWLFLVEGAPTVLLGIVSYFYLTDRPEDAQWLAPAERQWLSGEMRREREAKAAQSKSSVWGAVKDPRVLLLALVYAGTSTGLYAIGIWAPMIIHRFGFSYFELGLVNAIPNLFAVVTMVLWARNSDRTNERRLHVAIACLAAGIGMLMSGHATSAIVLIIGLSIANFGINAAKPPLWSMPTQFLSGSAAAAGIAIINAMGSLIGGTIGPMVIGRLRDVSGDYSLGLYFVSATLLVSAVLAYAFGLRARRAEVSVSR
- the leuD gene encoding 3-isopropylmalate dehydratase small subunit codes for the protein MAKPFMISGVAAPLPVNNLDTDQIMPKQFLLGIDKSGLARGLLYDLRFDADGRPRDAFVLNRPEYRGAKVLIGGSNFGCGSSREHAVWGLQQAGFEAVIAPSYGEIFYFNSTNNRLLLVTLPPEQVEALVAEIASGDDKHVSIDVDNEVVVAPSGQRFAFSLPPRQKQMLVEGLDMVGMTLRQQEAIDAFEAKHWAAQPWCRIDLPAQQQRG
- the leuC gene encoding 3-isopropylmalate dehydratase large subunit encodes the protein MSSHTLYRKLVDSHTVSIIDADHVLLYADLHIMNEYTSPQAFAGLHEKGLRVRRPRQQMGVVDHVIPSKPVPVAARTIEIVDAAKQAANFTRNCVEQGIHLFDIHDPMQGIEHVVAPEIGLIRPGMVVLCGDSHTTTYGALGALGFGIGTSEVEHVLATQTLVYRVAKDMRIVVDGALPPGTTSKDLVLHIIAKIGAQGARGYAVEYAGEAIAWLSAEARMTLCNMTVEAGARAALIAPDRTTLDYVASKIRDLDAKTLDTACEAWSKLRPDDGARFDVEHRFDAARIAPYVTWGTSPDQAVPVDGRIPEVAEGAGLDAATLHKALEYIGLAAGAAIEGTPIDRVFIGSCTNARIEDLRAVAEVVRGRKVAPTVRAMVVPGSGMVRDQAEREGIAQTLIDAGFEWRQPGCSMCLAMNDDVLAPGERCASTTNRNFEGRQGRDSKTHLMSPAMAAAAALAGRIVDIRKELSHG